A stretch of DNA from Rhodoluna sp. KAS3:
CTTGGGTCTCAAGTTCCATTTGCTTCTGGAACTTGTAGCCAATGTAGTAACCGTGAATGGCTTCGTCACGGATGATCAAGCGGATCAAGTCACCAGTGTTGGTGAGCTTGGCGCGTGATGACCAGTACATCGGCAGGTAGAAACCTGAGTAGAACAGGAATGACTCAAGCAAAGTTGAGGCAACCTTGCGCTTTAGCGGGTCGTCACCGCGGTAGTAACCAAGAACAATCTCGGCCTTCTTCTGAAGGTAAGGGTTGTCCTCTGACCAGCGGAACGCCTCTTCGATCTCATCGGTTGAACACAGGGTCGAGAAAATCGATGAGTAGCTCTTGGCGTGCACTGACTCCATGAAAGCGATGTTGGTGTACACAGCTTCTTCGTGAGCGGTTAGCGCGTCAGGAATCAGTGAGATTGCACCGACGGTTCCCTGGATGGTGTCCAGCAGAGTCAAACCGGTGAATACGTGCATGGTTAGCTTCTGCTCCTCTGGGCGAAGAGTTGCCCATGAAGGGATGTCGTTTGACATCGGTACCTTTTCAGGCAGCCAGAAGTTTGAGGTGAGGCGGTTCCAAACCTCGAGGTCCATTGAGTCCTCGAGTTTGTTCCAGTTCACCGGACGAGTGATTCCACTTAGCGTTGTGGCAGTCATTTTCTTCTCTCTTTGCAGGTTTAAAACTGAACTTGGATGGGGTCTAAATAATTTCTAGAGCATGCAGCTTACGCACTCATCGACAGCGGTACCCTCGAGGGCCATCTGGCGAATACGTACGTAGTAGATGGTCTTGATGCCTGCGCGCCAAGCCTGGATCTGGGCCTTGTTAACATCGCGGGTGGTTGCGGTGTCTTTGAAGAACAAGGTCAGTGAAAGACCCTGGTCTACGTGCTGGGTTGCAGCTGCGTAGGTGGCAATGATCTTCTCTGGGCCGATTTCGTAGGCGTCGTCGTAGTACTCAAGGTTGTCGTTGGTTAGGTATGGAGCTGGGTAGTAAACGCGGCCCAACTTACCCTCTTTACGAATCTCAATCTTTGACGCAACCGGGTGAATCGAGCTGGTTGAGTTGTTGATGTAAGAGATCGAACCGGTTGGTGGAACAGCCTGAAGGTTCTGGTTGTAGATACCGTCCTTCATGACTGCAGCCTTTAGCTGGCGCCAGTCTTCCTGGTTCGGAATCTCGATACCGGCGTTGGCAAACAACTCTGCAACGCGCTCGGTCTCAGGAGACCAAACCTTATCGGTGTACTTGTCGAAGAACTCACCGGTTGCATACTTTGAGTTTTCAAAACCACCAAATGCCTTGCCTCGTTCGCGAGCAATGGTATTTGAAGCCTTTAGAGCGTGGAACAGAACGGTGTAGAAGTAGATGTTGGTGAAGTCAATACCTTCTTCAGAACCGTAGTGAACGCGCTCGCGTGCCAGGTAACCGTGAAGGTTCATCTGGCCCAGACCAATCGCGTGAGACTCATCGTTGCCGTACTTGATTGAGGTCACTGAATCAATGTTGCTCAGGTCAGAGACAGCAGTCAAAGCACGGATAGATGCCTCAATGGTGCGACCAAAGTCTGGTGAGTCCATTGCCTTGGCAATGTTCAACGAACCGAGGTTGCAAGAGATGTCCTTGCCGACATCCTTGTAGCTGAGGTCAGCGTTGTAAGTGGTTGGGGTGTTGACCTGAAGAATCTCAGAGCAAAGGTTTGACATGTTGATGCGGCCAGCGATTGGGTTCTCGCGGTTCACGGTGTCTTCGTAAACGATGTATGGGTAGCCCGACTCAAACTGAAGCTCAGCAATGGTCTCGAACAAAGCGCGAGCCTTGATCTTGGTCTTGCGGATGCGAGCGTCGTCGACCATGTCCTGGTAGTGCTCGGTGACTGAGATGTCGCTGAACGGAACACCGTACACGCGCTCTACATCGTATGGAGAGAACAGGTACATGTCGTCATTGTTCTTAGCCAGCTCAAGGGTGACGTCTGGAATAACCACACCAAGGCTCAGGGTCTTGATACGAATCTTCTCGTCAGCGTTCTCGCGCTTGGTGTCGAGGAACTTCATGATGTCTGGGTGGTGAACGTTTAGGTAAACCGCACCCGCACCCTGGCGTGCGCCAAGCTGGTTTGCGTAGCTAAATGCGTCTTCCAGCATCTTCATAACCGGGATAACACCCGATGACTGGCCTTCAATCTTCTTGATCGGTGCGCCTGATTCACGGATGTTGGTTAGTGAAAGGGCAACACCGCCGCCACGCTTTGAAAGCTGCAGCGATGAGTTGATGGCACGTGAGATTGACTCCATGTTGTCTTCGGTACGAAGCAAGAAGCATGAGACAAACTCGCCGCGCTGGGCCTTGCCACAGTTTAGGAAGGTTGGAGTTGCCGGCTGGAAACGACCGGTGATCATTTCTTCAACCAACATCAGTGCACGGTCTTCGTCGCCCTCGGCAAGGGTAAGTGCCACCATGACCACGCGGTCTTCGAAGCGCTCTAGGTAGTGCTTGCCATCAAAGGTCTTTAGCGCGTAGCTGGTGTAGAACTTGAAGGCACCCAGGAATGACTCAAAACGGAACTTGAATGAGTAAGCGAAGTCGTGGATCTTCTGCAGGAAGTCGAAGCCGTAGGCGTCAAGAATTGGCTTCTCGTAGTAGTCGTGCTCGACCAGGTAGTCAAGGCGCTCTTTGAGGTTGTGGAAGAACACGGTGTTCATGTTCACGTGCTCTAGGAAGTACTCGCGAGCAGCCTGCTTGTCTTTGTCGAACTGAATCTTGCCGTCTTTGTCGTACAAGTTCAGCATTGCGTTCAGCTCGTGGTAGCTGTATCCGGTGCGAGGGGCCTTCTCAATCAGAGTGTTTTCCACAGTTGTTCCATCTTTTCTTCTACGGCCGCCACGTCATACGGGGTGCCTAGTAATTCGAATTTGTAAATCAGGGGTACCTGAAGCTTGAGCGAGATAATCTCGCCGGCTCTGCAGTACTTGTCGCCGAAGTTGGTGTTGCCAGCTGCGATGACGGCTTTAGCGTTTTTTCTGTTTTCAGGGTCGTTGAGAAACCGAATCACCTGTTTTGGAACACTGGTGAGGTCATCACCTGCCCCGTATGTCGGAGAGATCAGTACATAGGGCTGGGTTACCTGAAGCGGTGGCTCGGAAGCGTGAAGTGGAATTCGGAAAGCCCGAACATCCAGCTTCTCAACAAAGCGTTTGGTGTTCTCAGAGACGTTCGAAAAGTAAACGACGTCTAGCATGAGCAGTTTTTTAGGCTGCGCCGAGTGCTGAGATCTTGTCAGGGCGGAAACCTGACCAGTGGCTGTCGCCAGCAACTACTACTGGAGCCTGTGCATAGCCAAGTGACTTGACTAGCTCAAGAGCTGCCTCGTCCTCGCTCATGTCAACAGAAACGTACTCAAGTTCTTTGCGGTCAAGCAGCTTTTTGGTGCTGTCGCACTGCACGCATGAAGGCAGGGTGTAAACGGTGATAGTCATAAATCTCTCCTCTAAAGAACTGTTTTGCAGCAACTAAGCCATTCCCCCCTGACACCGCATCTATGCGATGTTCGGTAAACCCTTGATTTTGCTGGTTTTTACCGAAAAATGGCTTATTTAGTTGTTGCATCAGTTTATGACACTAGATGTAGTTTGCCTAATCGTGTCGGCGTGTTGAGAATTTATTTACTTTGTTGCCGATTTTGCGGGCTTATTTGCCGGCTTTTGCCTCGCGCTCGGCGCGAATCTGAGCTTCCATCTCCTGGTAAACCTTGCGCTCTTTAGAGTCAGCGCGCAGGATTCCGCGCATCATGACCCAGAAGATACCGCCAACAAACACCGGTGGCACGAGAGCCAAGAGTGCATCCCAAAGAACCTGTAGATCCATGATTACTTCACCAACGGAAACATGATTGTTTCGCGAATTCCGAGCCCGGTAAGGCTCATTAGTAGACGGTCGATTCCCATACCCATTCCACCTGAAGGTGGCATTCCAAATTCGAGAGCCTTCAAGAAGTCCTCATCAAGCTTCATGGCCTCTGGGTCGCCGGCGGCGGCCAAGGTTACCTGCTCAACAAATCGCTGACGCTGAATAACCGGGTCAACTAACTCGGAGTAACCAGTTGCCTGTTCGTAACCGCGAATGTAGAGGTCCCACTTTTCAACCACACCTGGCTTTGAGCGGTGATCACGGGTCAGCGGTGAAGTATCAACAGGGAAGTCAATTACGAAGGTTGGCTTGACCAGGTCACCCTTAACAAAGTGCTCCCAAAGTTCTTCAACATACTTTCCGTGAAGCGGGTGTTCGATCTCGATCTCAACCGAAGCAGCCAACTTCTTAAGGTCTGCAATTGAAGTCTCTGGGGTGATGGTCTGACCGCAAGCCTCAGAAAGTGACTCGTACATTGAAATTCGTGGCCACTCGCCACCAAGGTCGTTGATCTCGCCGTCTTCAAGCTCAACCTGGTGGGTGCCAAAGACATCCATCGCGGCATTTTGAATCAGCTTTTGGGTTAGGTCGGCGATTGAGTTGTAGTCACCGTAGGCCTGGTACGACTCCAACATTGCAAACTCTGGCGAGTGGGTGCGGTCGGCGCCTTCGTTGCGGAAGTTGCGGTTGATTTCGAAGACGCGGTCAATGCCGCCAACAACCGCACGCTTCAAGAACAGTTCGGGCGCGATGCGCAAGAACAATTCGGTGTCAAAGGCGTTTGAGTGAGTCTTGAATGGGCGGGCCGAAGCACCACCGTGAATGGTCTGAAGCATCGGGGTTTCAACCTCGATGAAGTTTTCTTGTTCAAAGGTGCGGCGCAAAGACTGCATAACCTTCGAGCGAATCTGAACTACCTCGCGGGCACGATCGCGAACAATTAGGTCCACATAGCGGTGGCGGACACGGTACTCCTCGCCCAACTCGTTGTGCAGGTTAGGCAGTGGGCGAATGGTCTTGGCAGCCATCAACCACTCGTCGGCCAAAATTGAAAGCTCGCCGCGCTTTGAGGTGATGACCTCACCCGATACAAATACGTGGTCACCTAGGTCAACGAGCTCTTTCCACTCGTTTAGGCGGTCCTCGCCAACTTTGTCCAGCGAAAGCATGGCCTGAATACGCTGGCCCGAACCAGCCTGAAGAGTGGCAAAGCAAAGCTTGCCGGTGTTCCGCTGAAACACGATGCGACCTGCGAGGGCAACTTTGTCCCCGGTTGCAACATCGATTTCTAGATCAGGGTAAGCAGCACGGACGCCATCGATGGTGTGGGTAACCGGAACGCTAACTGGGTAGGCATCGCTGGTTTCGTTTAGGCGCTCACGCTTGGCCAAGCGGACCGCAATTTGCTCAGGCAAATCTTGCTCAAGGTCCTGTTCAATCTCGTTGTTGGCAATGCCAGCAGTTGAGTCTTGACTCATGCGAGTGCTCCTAAAAAGTTATTTCGATGTTGTCGATCAGTCGGGTTTGGCCGACAACCGCTGCAATTAGCAATAGCGCGCGACCTTTGAATTCATCATCGATTGGTTCAAAAGAATTGGCCGCTACCAAGGCAATGTAATCAAGTTTAGCCTCAGGTGCCTTTGACATAAAGGCCCGGGCAGATTCGAGAGCGGCACTTGGGCTGGCAGCATTTGCTTGTCCGGCACGCAGGGCGGCCGATAGCTGCTCGGCAACCTCGTGGGCGGCGGCGTCTAGATAGCGGTTGCGGCTAGACATTGCCAGACCGCCTGGTTCGCGAACAGTCGGCGCCGGCACAATTTGAAGCGCCGGGTAGTCGGCCTTGGCCATCTGCTGAATCAAAAACAACTGCTGGGCATCTTTTTGCCCAAAGACTGCAAAATCTGGTTGCACCAGGTCAAAGAGCCTGGCAACCACGGTCAGCATTCCATCAAAGTGGCCGGGGCGGGCTGCGCCTTCATAAACCACACCGATTCCTCCGGCACTCTTGGTTGGTTTGGCCGCTGATCCCTCTGGGTAAACATCGTCGACCGATGGCGCAAACAGGACATCGGTGTTGATTACCTCGAGGCTTTCAACATCAGCATCAAGTGTGCGCGGGTACTTATCGAAGTCTTCGCCGGCACCAAACTGAAGCGGGTTTACAAAAATCGAGACCACGACAAAGTCGGCGTGCTTGCGCGCGGCGGCAATCAGCGAGAGGTGGCCGGCGTGCAAGGCACCCATGGTTGGCACCAGGGCAACTTTCTTACCCTCAGAGCGCGCGACCGAAACCTCAGTGGCTAACTGGGAGACCGTGGTGGCTATGTGCATTAGCTCAGCAGTTCCTCTGGGTCGAGCGGTTTGTGACCATCGGCTAGGGCTTGCTCTACGGCACTGCGAATCAACGGCCCGATTACCCCGCGAGGGTTTTCGATTCCAACGTTTTCTAGCAATCCGATGGCCTGGTTCACAATCATCTTTGAGAACGAGTTAGCAACCGATACCGCCTCAAAATATGTCGCGCGGTCTGCCTCGGCAACAACAATTGGCTCGGCGCCCATCTCAATGACCAAGGCCTGCGCAATCGGCAAGGCCACATTTGGCGCCGAGACCGCAAAGTAACTTTCGCGAATCTTGACCAGGTCCATGCTGGTTCCGGTAAAGGTCATGGCTGGGTGAATCGCCAGCGGAATCACTCCCGCGCCAGAGGCCGGATCCAAGACCGAGTATCCGTGCTCGCCGGCGGTGTGGGCCACCAACTGCCCCGCACGCCAAACACCCGCGGCAGCCAAGCCAGAAACCATAGGTGTAATTTGATCAGCCGGAATAGCTAAAACCACAAGGTCTGCCACGGCAATTAGGTCAGGGATAGCCAGCACCGGGACCTCTGGAATCAGTGCGTCTAGGCGCTCAAGATTTTGCGGGCTGGCGCTTGCCACACCGATAAGGTTGTGGCCGGCTGAGGCCAAGGCCTGACCCAAGACAGCGCCAACTGGTCCAGCTCCGATGATTCCGACAGCCAGTCTTCCATTACTCAAGCTGGATTCACCTCGGTGGTTGAACCAGCGCCTGCCGAGCCTGATTGACCGTCGCGGCCATCGTCGCGAATGCGGCAAACGCGCTCAATAACTATGCCGGCAACCACCATCAAAATTGCACCGATGAGCGCAGCAAGATTTGGCCAGATTCCGGCGGGAATCACCGGCGAGGTTGCCTGTAACCAGACCACACCCGCGTGCCAACCGGTAAAGATTGCACCTGAGATTGCGATGGCCTTGGCTAGCAGCACAACTCGGACTGCGTAAAACGGATTGAGCAGGGCGGCTGGCTTTGCCTTGGTTGCTCGCGCTCGACGGATCATGGGAATTGCAAATATGACCAGCAGGATGGCTACGGTTGGCAGGGTAAAAATCATGGTGAAAGCTGCAACCGGAACCTGGCCGCCGTTGGCAACAATTAGGCGGGGAACCAGGTAGCCCGCGGTAGCCGCCAAAACAGCCCAAGCCAAAAGGGTTTGAATTTTGGTCGGCTTCATCTAAC
This window harbors:
- the nrdF gene encoding class 1b ribonucleoside-diphosphate reductase subunit beta, producing the protein MTATTLSGITRPVNWNKLEDSMDLEVWNRLTSNFWLPEKVPMSNDIPSWATLRPEEQKLTMHVFTGLTLLDTIQGTVGAISLIPDALTAHEEAVYTNIAFMESVHAKSYSSIFSTLCSTDEIEEAFRWSEDNPYLQKKAEIVLGYYRGDDPLKRKVASTLLESFLFYSGFYLPMYWSSRAKLTNTGDLIRLIIRDEAIHGYYIGYKFQKQMELETQERRDELKAYTYDLLLELYENEIKYTADLYDPLGLTEDVKHFLHYNANKALMNLGFDPLFPKEVSEVSPAILSALSPNADENHDFFSGSGSSYVIGKHEATEDDDWDF
- the nrdE gene encoding class 1b ribonucleoside-diphosphate reductase subunit alpha — protein: MENTLIEKAPRTGYSYHELNAMLNLYDKDGKIQFDKDKQAAREYFLEHVNMNTVFFHNLKERLDYLVEHDYYEKPILDAYGFDFLQKIHDFAYSFKFRFESFLGAFKFYTSYALKTFDGKHYLERFEDRVVMVALTLAEGDEDRALMLVEEMITGRFQPATPTFLNCGKAQRGEFVSCFLLRTEDNMESISRAINSSLQLSKRGGGVALSLTNIRESGAPIKKIEGQSSGVIPVMKMLEDAFSYANQLGARQGAGAVYLNVHHPDIMKFLDTKRENADEKIRIKTLSLGVVIPDVTLELAKNNDDMYLFSPYDVERVYGVPFSDISVTEHYQDMVDDARIRKTKIKARALFETIAELQFESGYPYIVYEDTVNRENPIAGRINMSNLCSEILQVNTPTTYNADLSYKDVGKDISCNLGSLNIAKAMDSPDFGRTIEASIRALTAVSDLSNIDSVTSIKYGNDESHAIGLGQMNLHGYLARERVHYGSEEGIDFTNIYFYTVLFHALKASNTIARERGKAFGGFENSKYATGEFFDKYTDKVWSPETERVAELFANAGIEIPNQEDWRQLKAAVMKDGIYNQNLQAVPPTGSISYINNSTSSIHPVASKIEIRKEGKLGRVYYPAPYLTNDNLEYYDDAYEIGPEKIIATYAAATQHVDQGLSLTLFFKDTATTRDVNKAQIQAWRAGIKTIYYVRIRQMALEGTAVDECVSCML
- the nrdI gene encoding class Ib ribonucleoside-diphosphate reductase assembly flavoprotein NrdI — its product is MLDVVYFSNVSENTKRFVEKLDVRAFRIPLHASEPPLQVTQPYVLISPTYGAGDDLTSVPKQVIRFLNDPENRKNAKAVIAAGNTNFGDKYCRAGEIISLKLQVPLIYKFELLGTPYDVAAVEEKMEQLWKTL
- the nrdH gene encoding glutaredoxin-like protein NrdH; translated protein: MTITVYTLPSCVQCDSTKKLLDRKELEYVSVDMSEDEAALELVKSLGYAQAPVVVAGDSHWSGFRPDKISALGAA
- the lysS gene encoding lysine--tRNA ligase; this translates as MSQDSTAGIANNEIEQDLEQDLPEQIAVRLAKRERLNETSDAYPVSVPVTHTIDGVRAAYPDLEIDVATGDKVALAGRIVFQRNTGKLCFATLQAGSGQRIQAMLSLDKVGEDRLNEWKELVDLGDHVFVSGEVITSKRGELSILADEWLMAAKTIRPLPNLHNELGEEYRVRHRYVDLIVRDRAREVVQIRSKVMQSLRRTFEQENFIEVETPMLQTIHGGASARPFKTHSNAFDTELFLRIAPELFLKRAVVGGIDRVFEINRNFRNEGADRTHSPEFAMLESYQAYGDYNSIADLTQKLIQNAAMDVFGTHQVELEDGEINDLGGEWPRISMYESLSEACGQTITPETSIADLKKLAASVEIEIEHPLHGKYVEELWEHFVKGDLVKPTFVIDFPVDTSPLTRDHRSKPGVVEKWDLYIRGYEQATGYSELVDPVIQRQRFVEQVTLAAAGDPEAMKLDEDFLKALEFGMPPSGGMGMGIDRLLMSLTGLGIRETIMFPLVK
- the panC gene encoding pantoate--beta-alanine ligase, which encodes MHIATTVSQLATEVSVARSEGKKVALVPTMGALHAGHLSLIAAARKHADFVVVSIFVNPLQFGAGEDFDKYPRTLDADVESLEVINTDVLFAPSVDDVYPEGSAAKPTKSAGGIGVVYEGAARPGHFDGMLTVVARLFDLVQPDFAVFGQKDAQQLFLIQQMAKADYPALQIVPAPTVREPGGLAMSSRNRYLDAAAHEVAEQLSAALRAGQANAASPSAALESARAFMSKAPEAKLDYIALVAANSFEPIDDEFKGRALLLIAAVVGQTRLIDNIEITF
- a CDS encoding DUF2520 domain-containing protein produces the protein MSNGRLAVGIIGAGPVGAVLGQALASAGHNLIGVASASPQNLERLDALIPEVPVLAIPDLIAVADLVVLAIPADQITPMVSGLAAAGVWRAGQLVAHTAGEHGYSVLDPASGAGVIPLAIHPAMTFTGTSMDLVKIRESYFAVSAPNVALPIAQALVIEMGAEPIVVAEADRATYFEAVSVANSFSKMIVNQAIGLLENVGIENPRGVIGPLIRSAVEQALADGHKPLDPEELLS
- a CDS encoding DUF3180 domain-containing protein — encoded protein: MKPTKIQTLLAWAVLAATAGYLVPRLIVANGGQVPVAAFTMIFTLPTVAILLVIFAIPMIRRARATKAKPAALLNPFYAVRVVLLAKAIAISGAIFTGWHAGVVWLQATSPVIPAGIWPNLAALIGAILMVVAGIVIERVCRIRDDGRDGQSGSAGAGSTTEVNPA